Proteins from one Pseudomonas sp. KBS0710 genomic window:
- a CDS encoding DUF4136 domain-containing protein, with the protein MLRRLAALAVMVLLSGCQTSQVNHDFDASRDFGAYRNWAWKDPALQYRPDDPRIKSDLTEQRIRQAVGEQLDQRGLRPAAAGTRADLNVQAYLIVEERQQQVTTNYGGAWGGPWNGYWGAPMYNETRNITYKVATIQIDLLDGKDGKLVWRGSDEQMMASTPNPQDRSDAIRSTVTRILSNYPPR; encoded by the coding sequence ATGCTTCGTCGCCTTGCTGCACTAGCTGTAATGGTCTTGTTGAGTGGCTGCCAGACCAGCCAGGTCAACCACGACTTTGATGCCAGCCGCGATTTTGGCGCCTACCGCAACTGGGCCTGGAAAGACCCGGCCCTGCAATACCGCCCGGATGATCCACGGATCAAGAGCGATCTCACCGAGCAGCGCATCCGCCAGGCCGTGGGCGAGCAGCTCGACCAGCGCGGCCTGCGCCCCGCCGCCGCAGGCACCAGGGCCGACCTGAATGTGCAGGCCTACCTGATCGTCGAAGAGCGCCAGCAACAAGTCACCACCAATTACGGCGGCGCCTGGGGCGGCCCATGGAATGGCTACTGGGGCGCGCCGATGTACAACGAAACGCGCAACATCACCTACAAGGTCGCGACCATCCAGATCGACCTGCTCGACGGCAAGGACGGCAAACTGGTGTGGCGTGGCAGCGACGAGCAGATGATGGCCAGCACGCCGAACCCGCAGGATCGCAGCGATGCCATTCGCAGCACGGTGACCAGGATCCTCTCCAACTACCCGCCGCGCTAA
- a CDS encoding methyltransferase codes for MSDRHFDQLATRFAEKIYGGAKGAIRLAVLQADLTEALPERPLRVLDIGAGLGHMSLWLAERGHQVTLAEPAEPMLEGARQRFADAGQAATFIHAPWQQLLGQLTEPYDLVLCHAVLEWLAEPHAILPVLHQLTVPGGWLSLAFYNRDALIYRNLLKGHFRKMRKNDMAGEKQSLTPQQPLDPRELAAQLEGLWQVESQSGVRVFHDYMPMEFQARANLQDLLEMELAHRRHPSFAGLGRYLHWICRPV; via the coding sequence ATGAGTGACCGTCACTTCGACCAGTTGGCCACGCGCTTTGCCGAGAAGATCTACGGCGGCGCCAAAGGTGCGATTCGCCTGGCGGTGTTGCAGGCCGACCTGACTGAAGCCTTGCCCGAGCGCCCGCTGCGTGTGCTGGATATCGGCGCGGGCCTGGGGCATATGTCGTTGTGGCTGGCTGAGCGTGGCCATCAAGTGACCCTGGCCGAGCCTGCCGAGCCAATGCTTGAAGGCGCCCGTCAGCGCTTTGCCGACGCCGGGCAGGCCGCGACGTTTATCCATGCGCCCTGGCAGCAATTGCTCGGCCAACTCACCGAGCCCTACGACCTGGTGCTGTGCCACGCCGTGCTCGAATGGCTGGCCGAACCGCATGCCATCCTGCCGGTGCTGCACCAGCTCACGGTGCCCGGCGGCTGGTTGTCGCTGGCGTTCTACAACCGTGATGCACTGATTTACCGCAACCTGCTCAAAGGCCACTTCCGCAAAATGCGCAAGAACGACATGGCCGGCGAGAAGCAAAGTCTTACCCCGCAACAACCGCTTGACCCACGGGAGCTGGCGGCGCAACTCGAAGGGCTTTGGCAGGTCGAAAGCCAAAGCGGCGTGCGGGTGTTCCACGACTATATGCCGATGGAGTTCCAGGCCCGCGCCAATCTGCAGGACTTGTTGGAGATGGAACTCGCTCACCGTCGTCACCCAAGCTTTGCCGGACTTGGGCGTTATTTGCACTGGATCTGCCGTCCGGTTTAA
- a CDS encoding DUF4136 domain-containing protein, which yields MRRLCLLLLSMGLGACSTPNPYVAASAPMPPAPAQAANTFDASAYPAPVRDYGAYRSWGWLNGQLPAGTAWADSAQIAEAVSGALDQRGLRPLHDNRAPDLLVTADVRLEKRLRQVQDDYGYGYGGYNRYGNGYGMYNTVPVVRTYEVTVAVARVSLFDARTRQPVWSTSAETTSQGSLSERADALREAMQKAMSAYPPS from the coding sequence ATGCGTCGTCTCTGTTTGCTCCTGTTATCGATGGGCTTGGGCGCTTGCTCCACGCCCAACCCCTACGTGGCCGCCTCGGCCCCGATGCCGCCGGCGCCAGCCCAGGCGGCGAATACCTTTGATGCCAGCGCCTACCCGGCGCCGGTGCGCGACTATGGTGCCTACCGCAGTTGGGGCTGGCTCAACGGCCAACTGCCCGCGGGCACGGCCTGGGCGGATTCGGCGCAAATCGCCGAAGCGGTCAGCGGCGCCCTCGACCAGCGCGGCTTGCGCCCCTTGCATGACAACCGCGCTCCCGACCTGTTGGTGACCGCCGATGTGCGCCTGGAAAAACGCCTGCGCCAGGTGCAGGACGACTATGGCTACGGCTACGGCGGCTATAACCGCTATGGCAACGGCTACGGCATGTACAACACGGTGCCGGTGGTACGCACCTATGAAGTGACGGTTGCGGTAGCACGCGTCAGCCTGTTCGATGCCCGCACGCGCCAGCCGGTATGGAGCACCAGCGCCGAAACCACCAGCCAGGGCAGCCTGAGCGAACGCGCTGATGCATTGCGTGAAGCGATGCAAAAGGCAATGAGCGCTTATCCACCCAGTTAG
- a CDS encoding pilus assembly protein TadG-related protein yields MSPRLGSRQRGAIGLMAAGVLAVVLAFTLLMIDSGRLYLEKRKLQGVADTAALEAVSRSGTCLSGLSAAAFAGQSVARNHFVVGSGNTLVTQCGTVTTAASGRRVFSANPAVSSAIQVVVSKTVTTSVAAGVWALFSGNSLSLNTVLTATAVAAVPTPPSAQLTINSSLASVNSASASLLNPLFSGLLGGNVNLTVAGWNGLLNTNINLLSYLNQLAINLNVAAGNYTQLLNTNVTAAQLIQAAVTVLTANGATADVITALGSLQIAAINQAPLTVGQILQLQTGSTAAALNANLQVFQLIQGVVQLSNSKSAAAATLPVSVLGLANITTQVKVIEPPQLSAIGNPVLAAANPTGPNKIYVRTAQVRTQVTVSLPVLSALSGLNTAVNDLLGPLTPVLGSLLSLNLVSTINSALCLLGAGCQQADLLVLPGNLPINIVLDAGAASSYVTAFSCPTGNAGTKSLTAYTTTSLASLNVGSITNAFSSTLPMTVAPLPLIDIGTKTCHKILGIGSCNPRVPFAGGGIAIKVVSPIAQSNQTLVFSSTTPFATPPNVGLAPTYQAATPATNVVSSLSTTLNGVGITAYQPSGGNPLGILAPTVTALLSGVSAIVTPVVDGLLGPLLNPILNNLLSMLGISLVNVNVGANLTCGQTGEAYLVI; encoded by the coding sequence ATGTCTCCCCGACTTGGTTCCAGGCAACGTGGTGCAATCGGCCTGATGGCCGCCGGCGTGTTGGCGGTGGTGCTGGCCTTTACATTGCTGATGATCGACAGCGGCCGCCTGTACCTGGAGAAGCGCAAGCTGCAAGGCGTGGCAGACACGGCGGCGCTGGAAGCGGTGAGCCGCAGCGGCACGTGCCTGAGCGGTTTGAGCGCGGCGGCGTTTGCCGGTCAGAGTGTGGCGCGCAATCATTTTGTGGTGGGCAGCGGCAATACCCTGGTGACCCAATGCGGCACTGTGACCACCGCCGCATCGGGCCGGCGTGTCTTCAGTGCCAACCCTGCCGTGTCATCGGCGATTCAAGTGGTGGTGAGCAAAACCGTGACCACCAGCGTGGCCGCCGGGGTTTGGGCGTTGTTCTCCGGCAACTCGCTGAGCCTCAATACCGTATTGACCGCAACCGCAGTGGCGGCGGTGCCGACGCCACCCTCGGCGCAGCTCACCATCAACAGCTCCCTGGCCAGCGTCAACTCGGCGAGTGCCAGCCTGTTGAACCCGCTGTTCAGTGGCTTGCTCGGCGGTAACGTCAACCTGACGGTCGCCGGTTGGAACGGCCTGCTCAATACCAATATCAACCTGCTCAGTTACCTCAACCAACTGGCGATCAACCTCAATGTGGCCGCCGGTAACTACACGCAACTGCTCAATACCAACGTCACCGCTGCGCAGTTGATCCAGGCTGCGGTCACCGTGCTGACCGCCAACGGTGCAACGGCGGATGTGATCACCGCCTTGGGCAGCTTGCAAATCGCCGCGATCAACCAGGCGCCGTTGACCGTCGGGCAGATCCTGCAATTGCAGACCGGCTCCACCGCTGCGGCGCTGAATGCCAACCTGCAGGTGTTTCAACTGATCCAGGGTGTGGTGCAACTGTCCAACAGCAAAAGCGCGGCGGCGGCGACCTTGCCCGTGAGTGTGCTGGGGTTGGCCAATATCACCACCCAGGTCAAAGTGATCGAGCCGCCGCAGTTGTCGGCCATCGGCAACCCGGTGCTGGCGGCGGCCAACCCTACAGGGCCGAATAAAATTTACGTGCGCACCGCCCAAGTGCGCACGCAAGTGACCGTGAGTTTGCCCGTGTTGAGTGCGTTGTCGGGGCTTAACACGGCGGTAAATGACCTGTTGGGGCCTTTGACACCGGTACTCGGCAGCCTGCTGAGCCTGAACCTGGTGAGCACGATCAACTCGGCCCTGTGTTTGCTGGGTGCCGGTTGCCAGCAGGCGGATTTGTTGGTGCTGCCGGGCAACCTGCCGATCAATATTGTGCTGGATGCCGGCGCCGCGAGCAGTTACGTCACCGCCTTCAGCTGCCCAACCGGCAACGCGGGCACCAAGAGCCTGACCGCCTACACCACCACGTCGCTGGCGTCGTTGAACGTGGGCAGTATCACCAATGCGTTTTCCAGCACCTTGCCGATGACGGTAGCGCCGTTGCCGCTGATCGATATTGGCACCAAGACCTGCCACAAGATTCTCGGCATCGGCAGCTGTAACCCGCGCGTGCCGTTTGCCGGCGGTGGCATCGCGATCAAGGTGGTGAGTCCGATTGCGCAGAGCAATCAAACCCTGGTGTTCTCGAGTACCACGCCGTTTGCCACGCCGCCGAACGTGGGCCTTGCGCCAACCTATCAGGCGGCGACACCGGCGACCAATGTGGTGAGTAGTCTTTCGACCACGCTTAATGGCGTGGGCATCACGGCGTATCAACCGTCCGGAGGAAACCCACTGGGCATTCTGGCGCCTACGGTCACAGCGTTGCTCAGTGGCGTCAGCGCCATCGTCACTCCCGTAGTGGATGGCCTGCTCGGCCCGCTGCTCAACCCGATCCTCAACAACCTGCTGAGCATGCTCGGCATCAGCCTGGTGAACGTGAACGTCGGCGCCAACCTCACCTGCGGCCAGACCGGCGAGGCCTACCTGGTGATTTAA
- a CDS encoding integrase core domain-containing protein, which produces MPWKELKPMDLKVMFVAEYLTGKHSLSQLCRDYEISRKTGYKWVERYKAEGPSGLDERSRRRHHQTYVVPLAVKQAIIELRSIGETIPGPKKIQSDLIKRFPGQDPPSKTTIYNILKAADLITPRPLRPRVAVYPKPLRKADVPNQLFSADYKGQYLTGAGVWCYPLTIMDHASRFLLACQSMPSTNFKETQETFERVFREYGLPERIRTDNGVPFASTGRGGLSQLSIWWLRLGIIPERIEPGRPDQNGRHERMHRTLKSTLPNPPAVAWESQQKHFDRFIQHYNYERGHEALSQKTPASCYSPSPRAYPEKLPEMGYASHIECYRTDSNGMIYRSGLRIYVGHLLKYQTIGMEMLSDDVWAVIFGPVILGQVDARKADKDGYISLKVLPM; this is translated from the coding sequence ATGCCCTGGAAAGAGCTGAAACCTATGGACCTCAAAGTGATGTTTGTCGCTGAATATCTGACTGGAAAACACAGCCTTAGCCAGCTATGTCGAGACTATGAAATCAGCCGAAAGACCGGCTACAAGTGGGTCGAGCGATACAAAGCAGAAGGCCCCAGTGGGCTTGATGAGCGTAGTCGTCGTCGGCACCACCAGACTTATGTGGTGCCTTTGGCGGTAAAGCAGGCGATTATCGAACTTCGTTCTATAGGCGAGACAATCCCTGGTCCGAAAAAAATCCAGAGTGATCTGATAAAGCGCTTTCCGGGCCAGGATCCGCCCTCGAAAACGACTATTTATAACATCCTCAAAGCAGCTGATCTGATCACGCCTCGACCCTTGCGGCCAAGAGTTGCTGTCTATCCAAAACCGTTACGCAAGGCAGATGTGCCTAACCAGCTTTTCAGTGCTGACTACAAAGGCCAGTACCTGACAGGAGCGGGCGTATGGTGTTATCCGCTAACAATCATGGACCATGCCAGTCGTTTCTTGCTTGCCTGTCAGAGCATGCCCAGCACCAATTTCAAGGAGACCCAGGAGACGTTCGAACGGGTGTTTCGCGAGTATGGTTTGCCTGAGCGGATCCGTACTGACAACGGAGTGCCGTTTGCCAGCACAGGCCGTGGAGGGCTGTCACAGTTGTCGATCTGGTGGCTACGGCTGGGGATCATTCCAGAGCGTATCGAGCCCGGTCGGCCAGACCAAAATGGCCGGCACGAGCGTATGCACCGAACACTGAAAAGTACTTTGCCCAATCCACCTGCGGTTGCTTGGGAGTCTCAGCAGAAACACTTTGATCGTTTCATACAGCACTACAATTACGAGCGAGGGCATGAAGCGCTGAGCCAGAAAACACCGGCTTCATGCTATTCACCTTCACCTCGAGCCTATCCTGAGAAACTGCCGGAGATGGGTTATGCAAGTCATATTGAGTGTTACCGGACTGACTCAAACGGGATGATTTATCGGTCAGGTCTGCGGATTTATGTGGGGCATTTACTGAAATACCAGACTATTGGAATGGAGATGCTGAGCGACGATGTGTGGGCTGTTATTTTCGGCCCAGTGATCCTCGGTCAAGTGGATGCAAGAAAAGCAGACAAGGACGGCTATATTTCACTCAAAGTGTTACCTATGTGA
- a CDS encoding MazG-like family protein: MNLEHLTERLHRIRDTNDWKQFHSPKNLAMAASVEMSELVEIFQWLTEDQSRQLPADKLAHAGQEVGDIVLYLLLLCSELGLDMNEVVRAKLADSERRFAHE; this comes from the coding sequence ATGAACCTCGAACACCTCACCGAACGCTTGCACCGTATTCGCGATACCAACGACTGGAAGCAGTTCCACAGCCCTAAAAACCTGGCCATGGCCGCCAGTGTGGAAATGTCCGAGCTGGTGGAAATCTTCCAGTGGCTGACCGAAGACCAGTCGCGCCAACTGCCGGCGGACAAACTCGCCCATGCCGGGCAGGAAGTCGGCGATATCGTGCTGTACCTGCTGTTGCTGTGCAGTGAGCTGGGCCTGGACATGAACGAAGTGGTACGCGCCAAACTGGCCGACAGCGAACGGCGGTTTGCCCATGAGTGA